The proteins below come from a single Aphanothece sacrum FPU1 genomic window:
- a CDS encoding Ig-like domain-containing protein, which translates to MEILNTNLPLDNSHPLGINNNNILEILPNSAGGLGNSIPELIPLDSEIPVLTPFVFQGDVDRDEDVDQADANLLNQTRRDPLMGPNDPRDFNLDGRISGADIVLLQRKINSNTDHLAPVLNVGLLNDTGLNTDKITADATITGTVTDSSQITSLRAGFDNTEINDFINIRGLLNADGTFSITPGQLERINNNNPLSEGEHTLQLTAKDQWGNNSFFDITFTLDKTAPNLPNLALAAASDSEPLGDGETTLEVVTLIGSTSANTTVSLVGTDKKTISNDLGEFEFSGIELELGDNNFTIQAIDNAGNTIEANRSFRRIEARDTTPPEAPILDLVTSSDTGVSNTDNLTKDTTPTLQITAEAGSTVKLFQNGTEIGEIIANELGLAEFTVETLVDASYNFTATATDVAGNTSSLSSVLTVGINTTTEALNFGATVNGNLGEPGEQDIYTFTGTPGQRLFFDGLDTNSSILARLISPFGTNVSLFNISTSSDSSPFSLLEAGTYQLIVEGFGNTGDYNFRLLDLADATNLTLNTTVKTTLDSARETDLYQFTATAGQLLFFDGFGIEYNSSISIYGPSNQQIIRIDLIYNNPLNVKATGTYLLAVQDSGYNNTPVNYSFRIVDPRTIKIPLNLEEGGYGGEVTFSEQSYVNFYSFEATANQRLFLDVSEDASNIYYTIYGPNNQQLVLNRNISTYFDTSTHGIYVLTATGYETDVEYSFGIYNPETLIRSSPLTLGETVDDSLYYPIDTRIYTFTGTVGQRLYFQNLESYVILNGNLLSPSGNGVSFDTSTSSDIPPFTLTEAGTYQLKISVVYGYEYDEDDEMVGYRFRLLDLADAEVLTLDTTITQTIDSVQDVDVFTFEGTANQRLFFNDLYESFDGPNYYLYGPNNELVSFSAFGDYSITLSQNGTYVLIAQNVLIAQNLNEYGFRLETVDITEATLTIGNTVNGSIDNPGDQIRYAFTGTAGQGLIFDGLDTNVSFKATLISPSGSEVSLFGKLTNFNSNPFSLIETGTYVLIIDEEFSSTGNFSFRLLDLANATDITLGSTVNGSLDPSKETDLYQLNLQAGQKILIDGLGTDSRGSFILYQPNNRFFGSQRIDLDREYTINGDGIYALFVQGTYFDNFPVDYSFQVSEVSFNMVNPLTIGETVSSNLSEVGETDIYSFTGTARQRLFLDGLGTQFGGSIVVYDTNNQFITSQTIGFDRDFTLPTDGTYLLAVQSRSSVNTINYSFRLINSETISNRLTLGETVSSDLSELGETDIYTFTGTVGQRLYFDGLDSNFATNAQLFSPTRNNVFFNSSTSSDSNPFTLTEAGTYQLRLTGNIGAYNFRLLDLNSASNLAFDTVTNGTLNPGQQTDVFKFTGTAGQRLFFDGLGTQSGGSFIVYGPNNQVLNSTNLTSDREITLTSDGTYFLVAAGSNNTSISYSFEMVTPETSTTAINLGETVNGNISEPGEIDIFTFTANAGQRLYYDGLTGNSFIDASLLSPSGASLFSFQDSNGNRAPITLIESGTYQIRLDSSDATTGAYSFRLLEGATAQNLPFDTTITQTLNPGTSTALYQFTGTKNQTLFLDSLGTTGDGSIVFYRPDGKIFTSKTLDFDGEIILPGNGTYLVAVEGTNASNPVNYRFRLFNSATVPTPPEAPILDLVASSDTGVSNTDNLTKDITPTLQITAEAGSTVKLFQNGIEIRETIANELGLAEFTLETLAYGSYHFTATATDVAGNTSSLSSVLTVRIDITEALNFGATVNGNLGEPGEQNIYTFTGTSGQRLFFDGLDSNSGISARLINPFGNNALFSTSTSSDSNPFTLTEAGTYQLRLTGNIGAYNFRLLDLNSASNLAFDTVTNGTLNPGRETDLFEFTGTAGQRLFLDGLGTQSGGSFIVYGPNNQLINSTNLTSDMDITLTSDGTYFLLAAGSNNTSVSYSFEMVTPQTSTTAINLGETVNGNISERGELDIFTFTANAGQRLYFNGLDSNFTTIANLLSPTGNNAFFRTSTSSDSSPFTLTEVGNYQLRITGNTGDYSFRLLNLADAEVLTLDTTITRTLDPKKQTDIFTFKGTANQRLFLDVLGDTSASYSIYEPNNQLITFKTIFDSDFTLPTDGTYLLAVQGSSVETINYSFRLLDLNDVTDLAVDTVTNGTLNPGRETDLFEFTGTAGQRLFLDGLGTQFGGSIVVYGPNGQFIASRTSGFDGYFTLPTDGTYLLAVRGSSVETINYSFRLTHFETINNPLTLGETVSSNLSKLGETDIYTFTGTVGQRLYFDGLDSNLEHNIKLFSPTRNNVFFNSSTSSDSNPFTLTEAGTYQLRLTGNIGAYNFRLLDLNSASNLAFDTVTNGTLNPGQQTDVFKFTGTAGQRLFFDGLGTQSGGSFIVYGPNNQVLNSTNLTSDREITLTSDGTYFLVAAGSNNTSISYSFEMVTPETSTTAINLGETVNGNISEPGEIDIFTFTANAGQRLYYDGLTGNSFIDASLLSPSGASLFSFQDSNGNRAPITLIESGTYQIRLDSSDATTGAYSFRLLEGATAQNLPFDTTITQTLNPGTSTALYQFTGTKNQTLFLDSLGTTGDGSIVFYRPDGKIFTSKTLDFDGEIILRRNGTYLVTVEGTNASNPVNYSFRLNEP; encoded by the coding sequence ATGGAAATTTTAAATACTAATTTGCCTTTAGATAATTCTCATCCATTGGGAATAAACAATAATAATATCTTGGAAATATTACCTAATTCTGCGGGAGGTTTAGGAAATTCTATCCCAGAATTGATTCCTTTAGATTCAGAAATTCCGGTACTAACTCCTTTTGTTTTTCAAGGAGATGTGGATAGAGATGAAGATGTTGATCAAGCAGATGCTAATTTATTAAATCAAACCCGTCGAGATCCCTTAATGGGGCCCAATGATCCTAGAGATTTTAATTTGGATGGTAGAATTAGTGGGGCTGACATTGTTCTGTTACAACGGAAAATTAATAGCAATACAGATCACTTAGCACCAGTTCTTAATGTTGGTTTATTGAATGATACTGGATTAAATACAGATAAAATTACGGCTGATGCTACCATTACAGGAACGGTAACAGATAGCAGTCAAATTACCAGTTTACGGGCGGGATTTGATAATACAGAGATTAATGATTTTATCAATATTAGAGGATTATTAAATGCTGATGGCACTTTTTCTATTACCCCTGGTCAATTAGAAAGAATTAATAATAATAATCCCTTAAGTGAGGGAGAACATACATTACAGTTAACCGCCAAAGATCAATGGGGAAATAATAGTTTTTTTGATATTACTTTTACTCTAGATAAAACGGCTCCTAATTTACCAAATTTGGCTTTAGCTGCTGCCTCTGATTCTGAACCATTGGGAGATGGAGAAACAACTCTAGAAGTAGTAACACTGATAGGTTCAACATCCGCTAATACGACAGTTTCTTTGGTAGGAACGGACAAGAAAACTATTAGCAATGACTTAGGAGAATTCGAGTTTAGTGGAATTGAATTAGAACTGGGAGATAATAATTTTACGATTCAAGCAATAGATAATGCGGGTAATACTATTGAAGCGAATCGAAGTTTCAGACGCATTGAAGCAAGGGATACAACGCCACCAGAAGCACCGATTCTAGATTTAGTGACGAGTAGTGATACGGGGGTTAGTAATACAGATAATTTAACCAAGGATACAACACCGACTCTACAAATAACAGCCGAAGCAGGAAGTACGGTTAAATTATTCCAAAATGGCACAGAAATAGGAGAAATCATAGCAAATGAGCTAGGATTAGCTGAATTTACTGTAGAGACTTTAGTTGATGCTAGTTATAATTTCACAGCAACAGCGACTGATGTGGCAGGAAATACCAGTAGTTTATCTTCCGTTCTAACGGTAGGAATTAATACCACCACAGAAGCTTTAAACTTTGGTGCTACAGTTAATGGTAATTTGGGTGAACCTGGAGAACAAGACATTTACACCTTTACGGGAACCCCTGGACAACGACTATTCTTTGATGGACTCGATACTAACTCAAGTATTTTGGCTCGCCTAATCAGTCCTTTTGGTACAAACGTTTCTCTGTTTAATATTTCTACCAGTTCTGATAGCAGTCCTTTCAGTTTGCTCGAAGCAGGAACTTATCAACTGATTGTAGAAGGATTTGGCAATACAGGAGATTATAATTTCCGACTGCTAGATTTAGCAGATGCGACCAATCTTACTCTGAATACTACGGTTAAAACAACGCTTGATTCAGCACGAGAAACAGACCTATACCAGTTTACAGCAACAGCAGGACAACTACTATTTTTCGATGGCTTCGGGATTGAATATAATAGTTCTATCTCTATTTATGGGCCAAGTAATCAACAGATTATTAGAATTGATCTGATTTATAATAACCCTTTGAATGTAAAGGCAACAGGCACTTATTTATTAGCAGTACAGGATTCTGGTTATAATAATACTCCTGTAAATTACAGTTTCCGTATCGTTGATCCTCGAACTATTAAGATTCCCTTAAACTTGGAAGAAGGTGGCTATGGCGGCGAGGTTACTTTCTCTGAACAATCATATGTGAATTTTTATAGCTTTGAAGCAACGGCGAATCAGCGATTATTCTTGGACGTTTCAGAGGATGCTTCCAACATTTACTACACTATATACGGGCCAAATAATCAACAACTTGTCCTTAATAGAAACATTAGCACCTATTTTGACACCAGCACACATGGAATTTATGTACTGACAGCAACAGGTTATGAAACTGATGTAGAGTATTCTTTCGGTATCTACAATCCCGAAACCCTAATCAGGAGTAGCCCCTTAACTTTGGGAGAAACGGTTGATGATAGTTTATATTACCCGATAGATACGAGAATTTACACCTTTACAGGTACGGTAGGACAGCGACTCTACTTTCAGAACTTAGAGAGTTACGTTATCCTTAATGGTAATTTATTGTCTCCCAGTGGTAATGGTGTCTCATTTGATACTTCGACATCTTCTGATATTCCTCCCTTTACTTTAACTGAAGCAGGAACCTATCAACTGAAAATTTCTGTTGTTTATGGTTATGAGTATGATGAGGATGATGAGATGGTGGGTTACCGTTTCCGCTTATTAGATCTCGCAGATGCTGAAGTTCTCACCTTAGATACAACGATTACCCAAACCATTGATTCTGTACAAGACGTAGATGTCTTTACCTTTGAGGGAACGGCTAATCAGCGATTGTTCTTTAATGATCTTTACGAGTCGTTTGACGGCCCTAACTACTATCTCTACGGGCCAAATAATGAATTGGTCAGTTTTTCTGCTTTTGGTGATTACTCTATTACTCTATCTCAAAACGGTACCTATGTTTTGATAGCACAAAATGTTTTGATAGCACAAAATTTGAACGAGTATGGTTTCCGCCTAGAAACGGTCGATATTACCGAGGCAACCCTGACAATAGGTAATACAGTCAATGGTTCAATTGACAACCCAGGGGATCAAATTCGCTATGCTTTCACGGGAACCGCAGGACAAGGATTGATTTTTGACGGACTCGATACTAACGTTAGCTTTAAGGCTACTTTAATTAGTCCCAGTGGTTCAGAAGTTTCTCTGTTTGGCAAATTAACTAATTTTAATAGTAATCCCTTTAGTCTCATAGAAACGGGAACTTACGTGTTAATTATTGATGAAGAATTTAGTAGTACAGGAAATTTCAGTTTCCGACTGTTAGATTTAGCAAACGCAACAGATATCACTTTAGGGTCAACCGTCAACGGTAGTCTCGATCCTAGCAAGGAAACCGACCTCTATCAACTCAATCTACAAGCAGGACAGAAGATTCTGATCGATGGTTTAGGAACAGATTCTAGGGGTTCTTTTATCCTTTATCAACCCAATAATCGGTTCTTTGGTTCTCAACGAATTGACCTTGACCGAGAATACACCATAAACGGGGATGGCATTTATGCCTTATTCGTACAAGGTACTTATTTTGATAACTTCCCTGTTGACTATAGTTTCCAAGTGTCTGAGGTATCGTTTAATATGGTGAATCCTTTAACTATAGGAGAAACCGTTAGCAGTAACTTGAGTGAAGTGGGAGAAACAGACATTTACAGCTTTACAGGAACAGCAAGACAACGATTATTCTTGGATGGTTTAGGCACTCAATTTGGCGGTTCTATTGTCGTTTACGATACGAATAATCAATTCATTACTTCTCAAACTATTGGCTTTGATCGTGATTTCACCCTACCTACAGATGGAACCTATCTATTAGCGGTACAAAGCCGCTCAAGCGTTAATACCATTAACTACAGTTTCCGTCTGATTAATTCTGAGACTATCAGCAATCGACTAACCCTTGGCGAAACCGTCAGCAGTGACTTGAGTGAACTGGGTGAAACAGACATCTACACCTTTACGGGAACAGTGGGTCAACGTCTCTATTTTGATGGCTTAGATAGTAACTTTGCAACTAATGCTCAGTTATTTAGTCCCACTCGTAATAATGTCTTCTTTAACAGTTCGACATCTTCTGATAGCAATCCCTTTACTTTAACTGAAGCAGGAACCTATCAACTACGGCTGACTGGCAATATAGGAGCTTACAATTTCCGTCTGTTAGACTTGAATAGTGCTAGTAATCTGGCATTTGATACTGTCACCAATGGTACGCTCAATCCTGGACAGCAAACCGATGTCTTCAAGTTTACGGGAACTGCGGGACAAAGACTATTCTTTGATGGTTTAGGCACTCAATCTGGCGGTTCTTTCATCGTCTACGGACCTAACAATCAAGTCCTTAACTCCACAAATCTTACGTCCGATAGAGAAATCACCCTGACATCTGATGGTACTTACTTCTTAGTGGCTGCTGGCTCTAATAATACCTCAATCAGTTACAGTTTTGAGATGGTAACACCTGAAACTAGCACAACGGCCATTAACCTAGGAGAAACCGTCAACGGCAATATTAGTGAACCAGGGGAAATTGATATCTTTACCTTCACTGCCAATGCAGGCCAACGTCTCTATTACGATGGATTGACAGGTAACTCCTTTATTGATGCTAGTTTACTCAGTCCTAGTGGTGCATCCCTCTTTAGCTTCCAAGATTCCAATGGTAATCGCGCTCCCATTACTTTAATCGAAAGTGGCACTTATCAAATACGTCTAGACAGCAGTGATGCAACCACAGGGGCTTATAGTTTCCGTTTGTTAGAGGGGGCAACTGCGCAGAATCTCCCCTTCGATACTACCATTACTCAAACTCTCAACCCTGGTACATCAACTGCCTTATACCAATTTACCGGAACCAAGAATCAAACCCTATTCCTGGATAGTTTAGGGACTACCGGAGATGGTTCGATTGTTTTCTACCGTCCTGATGGTAAAATTTTCACCTCTAAGACCCTTGATTTTGACGGGGAGATAATTCTTCCTGGCAATGGTACTTATTTAGTTGCGGTTGAAGGAACTAATGCTAGTAACCCTGTTAACTACCGTTTCCGACTCTTTAATTCAGCAACTGTACCAACGCCACCAGAAGCACCGATTCTAGATTTAGTGGCGAGTAGTGATACAGGGGTCAGTAATACCGATAATTTAACCAAGGATATAACACCGACTCTACAAATAACGGCAGAAGCAGGAAGTACGGTTAAATTATTCCAAAATGGCATAGAAATAAGAGAAACCATAGCAAATGAGCTAGGATTAGCTGAATTTACCTTAGAAACTTTAGCCTATGGCAGTTATCATTTCACAGCAACAGCGACTGATGTGGCAGGAAATACCAGTAGTTTATCTTCCGTTCTAACGGTAAGAATTGATATCACTGAGGCGTTAAACTTTGGTGCTACAGTTAACGGTAATTTGGGTGAACCTGGAGAACAAAACATTTACACCTTTACGGGAACCTCTGGACAACGACTATTTTTTGATGGACTCGATAGTAACTCAGGTATTTCGGCTCGCTTAATCAATCCCTTTGGTAATAATGCCTTGTTTAGCACTTCAACATCTTCTGATAGTAATCCCTTTACTTTAACTGAAGCAGGAACCTATCAACTACGGCTGACTGGCAATATAGGAGCTTACAATTTCCGTCTGTTAGACTTGAATAGTGCTAGTAATCTGGCATTTGATACTGTCACCAATGGTACTCTCAATCCTGGACGGGAAACTGACTTGTTCGAGTTTACCGGAACTGCAGGACAACGATTATTCTTGGATGGTTTAGGCACTCAATCTGGCGGTTCTTTCATCGTCTACGGGCCTAACAATCAATTAATTAACTCCACAAATCTTACGTCGGATATGGACATCACCCTGACATCTGATGGTACTTATTTCTTACTGGCTGCTGGGTCTAATAATACCTCAGTCAGTTACAGTTTCGAGATGGTGACACCTCAAACCAGCACAACGGCCATTAACTTAGGAGAAACCGTCAACGGCAATATTAGTGAACGAGGGGAACTCGATATCTTTACCTTCACTGCTAATGCAGGACAACGTCTCTATTTCAATGGCTTAGATAGTAACTTTACTACTATAGCGAACTTATTGAGTCCCACTGGTAATAATGCCTTCTTTAGAACATCTACATCTTCTGATAGTAGTCCCTTTACCCTAACTGAAGTCGGGAACTATCAATTGAGAATTACTGGTAATACAGGAGACTATAGCTTCCGCTTATTAAATCTTGCGGATGCTGAAGTTCTCACCTTAGATACAACAATTACCAGAACACTTGATCCTAAAAAACAGACAGATATCTTTACCTTTAAAGGAACGGCGAATCAGCGATTATTCTTAGATGTTTTAGGGGATACTTCAGCTTCCTACTCTATATACGAGCCAAATAATCAATTGATTACTTTTAAAACTATTTTTGATAGTGATTTCACCCTACCTACAGATGGAACCTATCTATTAGCGGTACAAGGCTCAAGCGTTGAGACCATTAACTACAGTTTCCGCCTGTTAGACTTGAATGATGTAACTGATCTCGCTGTTGATACTGTCACCAATGGTACTCTCAATCCTGGACGGGAAACTGACTTGTTCGAGTTTACCGGAACTGCAGGACAACGATTATTCTTGGATGGTTTAGGCACTCAATTTGGCGGTTCTATTGTCGTTTACGGACCGAATGGTCAATTCATTGCTTCTCGAACTAGTGGCTTTGATGGTTATTTCACCCTACCTACAGATGGAACCTATCTATTAGCGGTACGAGGCTCAAGCGTTGAGACCATTAACTACAGTTTCCGTCTGACTCATTTTGAGACTATCAACAATCCACTAACCCTTGGCGAAACCGTCAGCAGTAACTTGAGTAAACTGGGTGAAACAGACATTTACACCTTTACGGGAACGGTGGGTCAACGTCTCTATTTCGATGGACTTGATAGTAACTTAGAACATAATATTAAATTATTTAGTCCCACTCGTAATAATGTCTTCTTTAACAGTTCGACATCTTCTGATAGCAATCCCTTTACTTTAACTGAAGCAGGAACCTATCAACTACGGCTGACTGGCAATATAGGAGCTTACAATTTCCGTCTGTTAGACTTGAATAGTGCTAGTAATCTGGCATTTGATACTGTCACCAATGGTACGCTCAATCCTGGACAGCAAACCGATGTCTTCAAGTTTACGGGAACTGCGGGACAAAGACTATTCTTTGATGGTTTAGGCACTCAATCTGGCGGTTCTTTCATCGTCTACGGACCTAACAATCAAGTCCTTAACTCCACAAATCTTACGTCCGATAGAGAAATCACCCTGACATCTGATGGTACTTACTTCTTAGTGGCTGCTGGCTCTAATAATACCTCAATCAGTTACAGTTTTGAGATGGTAACACCTGAAACTAGCACAACGGCCATTAACCTAGGAGAAACCGTCAACGGCAATATTAGTGAACCAGGGGAAATTGATATCTTTACCTTCACTGCCAATGCAGGCCAACGTCTCTATTACGATGGATTGACAGGTAACTCCTTTATTGATGCTAGTTTACTCAGTCCTAGTGGTGCATCCCTCTTTAGCTTCCAAGATTCCAATGGTAATCGCGCTCCCATTACTTTAATCGAAAGTGGCACTTATCAAATACGTCTAGACAGCAGTGATGCAACCACAGGGGCTTATAGTTTCCGTTTGTTAGAGGGGGCAACTGCGCAGAATCTCCCCTTCGATACTACCATTACTCAAACTCTCAACCCTGGTACATCAACTGCCTTATACCAATTTACCGGAACCAAGAATCAAACCCTATTCCTGGATAGTTTAGGGACTACCGGAGATGGTTCGATCGTTTTCTACCGTCCTGATGGTAAAATTTTCACCTCTAAGACCCTTGATTTTGACGGGGAGATAATTCTTCGTCGCAATGGTACTTATTTAGTTACGGTTGAAGGAACTAATGCTAGTAACCCTGTTAACTACAGTTTCCGACTCAATGAGCCATAA
- a CDS encoding Na(+)/H(+) antiporter subunit B, protein MKWVYLVAGIAFYVKMLVVPNPGVELPDFSIVETIVQETGIPNAVSGIILRNRLYDTIFEVVVFTIAIMGARFLLANDKPLTLIYQFNDQPSIVLARLGATISALVSIELAIRGHLSPGGGFAAGVAGGTAIGLIAITSPSEWMQGIYQRWNAAAWEKISVLVFIVLSVITLTGLELPHGELGALFSGGMIPLLNILVAIKVALGSWAVILVFIRYRGLL, encoded by the coding sequence ATGAAATGGGTTTATCTTGTGGCAGGAATCGCCTTTTATGTAAAAATGCTGGTAGTTCCTAATCCTGGGGTGGAGTTACCCGATTTTTCAATTGTAGAAACTATAGTGCAAGAGACTGGTATTCCCAATGCAGTATCAGGCATTATTTTGAGAAATCGCCTCTATGACACAATTTTTGAGGTAGTTGTGTTTACAATTGCTATTATGGGGGCTCGTTTTTTATTAGCCAATGATAAACCCCTAACTCTGATTTATCAATTTAATGACCAACCTTCTATCGTCTTAGCAAGACTAGGGGCGACCATTTCGGCTTTGGTGAGTATTGAACTAGCCATTAGGGGGCATCTTAGTCCTGGTGGGGGGTTCGCGGCCGGAGTGGCCGGAGGAACTGCCATCGGACTGATTGCCATTACCTCACCTTCAGAATGGATGCAAGGCATTTATCAACGTTGGAATGCGGCCGCTTGGGAGAAGATTTCAGTGCTGGTTTTTATTGTACTATCAGTTATTACTTTAACTGGATTAGAATTACCTCATGGAGAATTGGGCGCATTGTTCAGTGGTGGGATGATCCCCTTACTGAATATCTTAGTTGCTATCAAAGTCGCCTTGGGATCTTGGGCGGTTATTTTAGTGTTTATTCGTTATCGGGGGTTATTATAG